A genome region from Pseudoalteromonas tetraodonis includes the following:
- the cydB gene encoding cytochrome d ubiquinol oxidase subunit II encodes MIFDYETLKMLWWLIIGVLLIGFAITDGMDMGVAMLLRFVGKTDSERRTVINTIGAHWDGNQVWFITAGGALFAAWPMVYAAAFSGFYFAMMLVLFALFFRPLGFDYRSKVDSKHWRNNWDWGLFAGSAIPALVFGVAFGNLFLGVPFNIDNLLRVSYQGSFFALLNPFALIAGLVSITMLIAHAGMWLQLRTADQVAERSGQYGRYSLLAFIVLFAAAGVWVANLTGYQIVSMGDTQGHADPLAKVVTTAQGAWLNNYSERPWTMTFPILAFAMALCALLFSKVNKPALGLLATSVMLIGVIMTAGVSLFPFIMPSSNNPDISLTIWDAVSSHRTLNVMFIAVVIFVPLILAYTTWCYVKMWRRVTVDEIENNPHGSY; translated from the coding sequence ATGATTTTTGATTATGAAACATTAAAAATGCTCTGGTGGTTAATTATTGGTGTGCTGTTAATTGGTTTTGCCATTACCGATGGTATGGACATGGGCGTTGCTATGTTACTGCGCTTTGTGGGCAAAACAGACAGTGAACGTCGTACCGTTATTAATACCATTGGTGCCCACTGGGATGGTAACCAAGTATGGTTTATTACTGCTGGCGGTGCCTTGTTTGCAGCGTGGCCTATGGTTTATGCGGCAGCGTTTTCTGGTTTTTACTTTGCCATGATGCTGGTGTTATTTGCATTATTTTTTAGACCTCTTGGCTTTGATTATCGCTCTAAAGTTGACTCTAAACACTGGCGTAATAACTGGGACTGGGGCTTGTTTGCCGGTAGTGCCATACCTGCGCTGGTATTTGGTGTCGCGTTTGGTAACTTGTTTTTGGGTGTACCGTTTAATATCGATAATTTATTAAGAGTCAGTTACCAAGGGTCGTTTTTCGCCTTGCTTAATCCATTTGCGCTCATTGCCGGTTTAGTTAGTATTACCATGTTAATTGCACACGCGGGAATGTGGCTACAACTGCGCACTGCAGATCAGGTTGCTGAGCGCTCAGGACAATACGGTCGCTACTCATTACTTGCCTTTATAGTGTTATTTGCGGCGGCTGGTGTGTGGGTTGCCAACCTAACGGGCTATCAAATTGTTTCTATGGGTGATACTCAAGGCCATGCAGATCCACTGGCAAAAGTAGTCACAACCGCCCAAGGCGCATGGCTGAATAACTACAGCGAACGTCCATGGACAATGACCTTCCCTATTTTGGCATTTGCAATGGCACTGTGTGCACTGCTGTTTTCTAAAGTAAATAAACCCGCTTTAGGCTTACTGGCAACCAGTGTGATGTTAATTGGAGTGATTATGACCGCGGGCGTTTCGTTATTCCCATTTATCATGCCCTCAAGCAACAACCCTGATATTAGCTTAACCATTTGGGATGCGGTATCAAGCCACAGAACACTCAATGTTATGTTTATTGCTGTGGTTATATTTGTGCCACTCATTTTAGCCTACACCACGTGGTGTTATGTAAAAATGTGGCGCAGAGTGACGGTTGATGAAATTGAAAACAACCCTCACGGCAGCTATTAA
- the lpxA gene encoding acyl-ACP--UDP-N-acetylglucosamine O-acyltransferase, whose protein sequence is MIHATAIIEPGAKLGNNVSVGPYSYIGNDVVIGDDCIIESHVVVKGPATIGSGNHIFQFASVGEACQDKKYNNEPTSLIIGDNNVIRECATIHRGTIQDEGVTKIGSNNLFMAYTHVAHDAVIGDNVIFANNASVAGHVHVGDWVILAGNSGVHQFCKIGAHAFVGMYSGVNKDVPPFVTTIGMPAGPAAINTEGMKRRGFESDEIMAVRRAYKAFYRKSLGVDEAIESLSEDAEKYPAVQLMIDFVKSSERGIVR, encoded by the coding sequence GTGATCCATGCTACGGCAATAATCGAACCGGGTGCAAAACTTGGTAACAATGTGTCAGTTGGACCATACAGTTACATCGGTAATGATGTTGTTATTGGTGATGACTGTATTATTGAGTCTCACGTTGTTGTTAAAGGGCCTGCTACTATTGGCTCTGGTAACCATATTTTTCAGTTTGCTTCTGTGGGCGAAGCCTGCCAAGACAAAAAATATAACAACGAACCAACAAGCTTAATTATTGGCGACAATAATGTTATTCGTGAATGTGCGACTATTCATCGCGGTACAATCCAAGATGAAGGTGTTACCAAAATAGGTAGCAATAACTTATTTATGGCTTACACTCATGTTGCACACGATGCGGTGATTGGCGATAACGTTATTTTTGCAAATAATGCCAGTGTAGCAGGTCACGTTCATGTTGGTGATTGGGTTATTTTAGCGGGTAACTCAGGTGTGCATCAATTTTGTAAAATTGGTGCTCATGCATTTGTTGGTATGTATTCTGGTGTAAATAAAGACGTACCTCCTTTTGTTACCACCATTGGGATGCCAGCAGGCCCTGCAGCAATCAATACCGAAGGTATGAAACGCCGTGGTTTTGAAAGTGATGAGATAATGGCAGTACGCCGCGCGTACAAAGCGTTTTATCGCAAGAGCCTAGGCGTTGATGAAGCGATAGAATCGCTTTCAGAAGACGCTGAAAAATACCCTGCTGTGCAGCTGATGATTGATTTTGTTAAAAGCTCAGAGCGCGGTATCGTGCGTTAA
- the cydC gene encoding thiol reductant ABC exporter subunit CydC has product MTNFIRLLKLCRPHYKAMLLGTFLASLTVLANVGLLAISGWFLASMAAAGIAGVHMNYFTPAGTIRFLAIVRTASRYAERLVTHNATFLLLSEIRVNMFATLSKLNNLDLAMSRSADLVNRLQNDVDALDKFYLNVLLPMLVALLTVPIIMLFMSAYSPSVALICFTGIVVIGVVIPAILSRQLDKNSHQETLLSAQLRAELSDTLTGLRELNIYQARNQQLTKCDQLSKQYNQQLFIRHKALGNADGLSLLIVQLAMIASIVTIVPLVFSAEMVNVELAMLSLFVLASFESVLLLPNAFIELPNVLKAAERLFTLEDKVLKKNEVPSQVIDSKNKKWTLSLDKISYHYGQKQALNNVSFELPAKHKVAIVGRSGSGKTTLVNLLSGLWPLQQGAISLQNEKETINLHNLNNESRAKTLNILAQQHHIFDGTLSDNLAYAAPDATPQQMTAALKQAELGDWFSALKEGLNTRLGTGGRSVSQGQSRRIALAQALLQQPAIVVLDEPTEGLDNISKQAVMNSILQLKEHASVLTITHDPALLSQMDSVIWLDSGQIIAQGSHQQLLNEHPDYVALTTRF; this is encoded by the coding sequence ATGACTAACTTTATTCGTTTACTTAAATTGTGCCGCCCTCATTATAAAGCGATGCTTTTAGGGACGTTTCTAGCGTCACTCACGGTGCTAGCTAATGTAGGCTTACTCGCTATTTCCGGCTGGTTTTTAGCTTCTATGGCTGCCGCAGGAATTGCGGGCGTCCATATGAACTACTTTACCCCAGCTGGCACCATTCGTTTTTTGGCGATTGTGCGCACCGCTTCACGTTACGCTGAACGCTTAGTTACTCACAACGCCACATTTTTATTGTTAAGTGAAATACGAGTAAATATGTTCGCCACACTCAGTAAACTTAATAATCTTGATTTGGCTATGAGCCGCAGTGCCGATTTAGTTAACCGCTTACAAAATGATGTAGACGCACTAGATAAATTTTATTTAAATGTGTTGCTGCCGATGTTAGTTGCTCTACTAACAGTGCCTATTATTATGCTGTTTATGTCTGCTTACAGCCCAAGTGTAGCCTTAATTTGCTTTACGGGCATCGTTGTTATTGGGGTGGTTATACCCGCTATATTGAGCAGACAATTAGATAAAAACAGCCACCAAGAAACATTACTCAGCGCCCAATTAAGAGCTGAGCTATCTGATACCTTAACGGGTCTTAGAGAACTAAATATTTATCAAGCTCGAAACCAACAACTCACTAAGTGTGATCAGTTAAGTAAGCAGTATAATCAGCAATTATTTATTCGTCATAAGGCTCTTGGCAATGCTGATGGTTTGAGCTTACTTATAGTGCAACTGGCTATGATCGCCAGCATTGTCACTATTGTGCCGCTGGTGTTTAGCGCCGAGATGGTAAATGTTGAATTGGCGATGTTGAGTTTGTTTGTACTGGCCAGTTTTGAAAGTGTATTGTTACTACCCAACGCGTTTATTGAACTACCTAATGTATTAAAAGCAGCTGAGCGACTATTTACCCTTGAAGATAAAGTACTGAAGAAAAACGAGGTACCTTCACAAGTTATTGATTCAAAAAATAAAAAATGGACACTTTCGCTAGATAAAATTAGCTACCACTATGGCCAAAAGCAGGCATTAAATAATGTGAGTTTTGAGCTACCTGCAAAGCATAAAGTGGCGATTGTTGGACGAAGCGGCAGTGGTAAAACAACCTTAGTGAATTTACTCAGCGGTTTATGGCCTCTGCAACAAGGTGCAATTAGCTTACAAAACGAAAAAGAAACAATAAACCTGCATAATTTAAATAATGAAAGCCGTGCAAAAACATTAAATATTTTAGCCCAGCAGCATCATATTTTTGATGGTACATTAAGCGATAATCTTGCCTATGCGGCACCTGATGCAACACCGCAACAAATGACAGCGGCGTTAAAACAAGCCGAGCTGGGTGACTGGTTTAGCGCGCTAAAAGAAGGCTTAAATACTCGTTTAGGCACAGGGGGACGCAGTGTCTCTCAAGGCCAGTCAAGACGCATTGCCTTGGCACAAGCGCTGCTGCAACAACCCGCCATTGTAGTGCTCGATGAACCCACTGAAGGGCTCGATAATATTTCTAAACAAGCCGTAATGAACAGTATTTTACAGCTAAAAGAGCATGCTAGTGTATTAACAATTACTCATGATCCAGCGTTGTTATCGCAAATGGATAGTGTCATCTGGTTAGACAGTGGACAAATCATCGCTCAAGGTTCACATCAACAATTGCTCAATGAACACCCTGACTATGTGGCGTTAACGACCCGCTTTTAG
- a CDS encoding cytochrome ubiquinol oxidase subunit I — protein MIDETFVDLSRLQFAVTALFHFLFVPLTIGMTWILVIMESVYVMTGREIYRDMTKFWGKLFGINFAIGVATGLTMEFEFGTNWSYYSHYVGDVFGAPLAIEGLMAFFLESTFVGMFFLGWDRLSKRQHLGVTFLMALGTNMSALWILVANAWMQNPVGAEFNYQTMRMEMTSFAELVFNPVAQVKFIHTVSAGYVAASMFVLGISSWYILKGRDLAFAKRSFSVASGFGLASILCVILLGDESGYEVGEVQKVKLATIEAEWHTEEAPAAFTAIGFPDSEEQVTHAAVKIPYALGIIATRSLDEQVIGISDLEKKHEKRIRNGMIAYEYLEKLRAGDDTPANIEKFDNVKDDLGYGLLLKRYTPNVVDASEAQIQQAVKDSFPKVGPMFWSFRIMVGCGVIMLGVFILSFYYNAHRIIEQKRWLLWAAVLSIPLPWIAIEFGWIVAEYGRQPWAISEVLPTFLATSSLTVNDILISLTGFIVFYTGLAIVEAWLMIKFIKQGPSSLHTGKYHFELPDHSTAAKGELS, from the coding sequence ATGATAGATGAAACCTTTGTGGATCTATCGCGATTACAGTTTGCTGTCACCGCTCTATTTCATTTTTTATTTGTGCCGTTAACAATCGGTATGACCTGGATTTTAGTTATCATGGAATCGGTTTATGTTATGACCGGTCGCGAAATTTATCGTGATATGACTAAGTTTTGGGGCAAGTTATTTGGTATTAACTTTGCTATTGGCGTGGCGACGGGCCTCACCATGGAATTTGAGTTTGGTACTAACTGGTCGTATTACTCGCACTATGTGGGTGATGTATTTGGTGCGCCACTGGCCATTGAAGGCTTAATGGCATTCTTTTTAGAATCAACCTTTGTGGGAATGTTCTTTTTAGGTTGGGATAGGCTCTCTAAACGCCAGCATTTAGGGGTCACATTTTTAATGGCGCTGGGCACAAATATGTCTGCGCTGTGGATTTTAGTCGCTAATGCGTGGATGCAAAATCCAGTAGGGGCTGAGTTTAACTATCAAACCATGCGCATGGAAATGACCAGTTTTGCAGAGCTGGTATTTAACCCTGTAGCACAAGTTAAGTTTATTCATACCGTGTCTGCAGGTTATGTGGCCGCCTCTATGTTTGTACTTGGAATTAGTAGCTGGTACATATTAAAAGGACGTGATTTGGCATTTGCTAAACGGTCGTTCTCGGTGGCATCAGGCTTTGGTTTAGCCTCTATTTTGTGTGTTATTTTACTCGGTGATGAATCTGGCTACGAAGTCGGTGAAGTACAAAAAGTAAAACTCGCGACCATAGAAGCTGAATGGCATACAGAAGAAGCTCCAGCAGCCTTTACTGCAATAGGTTTCCCTGACTCAGAAGAGCAAGTCACTCATGCTGCAGTAAAAATTCCCTACGCATTAGGGATTATTGCAACTCGCTCACTTGATGAGCAAGTGATTGGTATTTCAGATCTTGAGAAAAAACACGAAAAGCGTATTCGCAATGGCATGATTGCTTATGAATACCTAGAAAAACTTCGCGCAGGTGACGATACCCCTGCAAATATCGAAAAGTTTGATAACGTCAAAGATGATTTAGGCTATGGCTTATTACTTAAACGTTACACTCCTAATGTGGTAGATGCCAGCGAGGCACAAATACAACAAGCCGTTAAAGACTCCTTCCCTAAAGTGGGCCCTATGTTTTGGTCATTTAGGATTATGGTTGGCTGTGGCGTAATTATGCTTGGCGTGTTTATTCTCTCTTTTTATTACAACGCCCATCGTATTATTGAACAAAAACGTTGGTTGTTGTGGGCGGCGGTATTGAGCATTCCTCTGCCTTGGATTGCTATTGAATTTGGTTGGATTGTGGCTGAATATGGCCGCCAGCCATGGGCTATTTCTGAAGTATTACCGACCTTTTTAGCAACGTCATCGCTGACGGTAAATGATATTTTAATTAGCTTGACCGGTTTTATTGTTTTCTATACTGGATTGGCGATTGTTGAAGCATGGTTAATGATTAAATTTATTAAGCAAGGCCCAAGCTCCCTTCATACCGGTAAGTACCATTTTGAATTACCTGATCACAGCACGGCTGCTAAAGGAGAACTATCATGA
- the cydD gene encoding thiol reductant ABC exporter subunit CydD, whose protein sequence is MTTNPRPNRAQQQSLRAFLKQQSKPAAMWLKLSIALGTVNAILMIAGAYLLAQTIHDVMFEGRNLAQVTHFLWPLAGIILLRAIFLALSERLSAFAALKIKSAIRQTLLDKLTLLGPSYIEQHGQGATLNTLHNGVEALHDYYAKYLPGVAYSALIPLAILVVIFPTDYKAGLIFLLTAPLIPFFMILVGHKAEALNQKRWQQLAVLGNYFFDRIQGLTQLKLFNATRKELKQIAQISDDFRHATLSVLKIAFLSSFALEFLATISVALVAVIIGFRLFFGTLDFATGFVVLLLAPEFYLPLRQLGSHYHARLQGISAAADMLIILNAPLPSKNNNHTAHINMEGNSTISVHDLNFSYPNSNEGINNINLTLPSTGLVAIVGASGSGKSTLLDCMLGFHPEVIQHISIDQQPLTTADISQLQQNIAWIPQKPTLFYDTIGANIKLGNPGVSNAALEQAAQQAGALEFINDLPDGFNTLIGEQGEGLSGGQKQRIALARAFLKNAPILMLDEPTAHLDSQTEQLIQNAIAEYAKEHLVITIAHRLNTVRNAKQLIVMENGAIAQQGDFITLSQQAGEFAKLLQTAQHGATND, encoded by the coding sequence ATGACGACTAACCCCCGACCTAATCGCGCGCAGCAACAGTCTCTGCGCGCTTTTTTAAAGCAGCAAAGTAAGCCGGCAGCAATGTGGTTAAAGCTAAGCATTGCCCTAGGTACAGTTAATGCGATTTTAATGATTGCAGGCGCTTATTTACTTGCACAAACCATTCATGATGTGATGTTTGAAGGGCGTAATTTAGCCCAAGTAACCCACTTTTTATGGCCTTTAGCGGGTATTATTTTACTGCGCGCCATTTTTTTAGCGTTAAGTGAGCGCTTAAGCGCATTTGCAGCGCTTAAAATCAAATCGGCTATTCGCCAAACTTTACTCGATAAACTCACGCTACTTGGGCCAAGTTATATAGAGCAACACGGCCAAGGCGCTACGCTCAACACGCTGCACAATGGTGTAGAAGCACTGCATGACTACTATGCAAAGTACTTACCAGGGGTTGCCTATAGTGCGCTTATTCCTCTGGCAATATTAGTGGTTATATTTCCGACCGATTATAAAGCGGGACTGATATTTTTATTAACCGCACCACTTATTCCGTTTTTTATGATTCTAGTTGGTCATAAGGCAGAAGCGCTTAACCAAAAGCGCTGGCAACAACTGGCGGTATTAGGCAACTACTTTTTTGACCGCATACAAGGGCTTACCCAACTAAAATTGTTTAATGCTACGCGCAAAGAGCTAAAGCAAATAGCCCAAATTTCAGATGATTTTAGGCATGCAACGCTAAGCGTGTTAAAAATTGCTTTTTTATCTTCTTTTGCACTGGAGTTTTTAGCCACAATTAGTGTGGCACTGGTAGCGGTTATTATTGGTTTTAGATTATTTTTTGGCACGCTCGATTTTGCAACCGGCTTTGTAGTATTGCTGCTAGCGCCTGAATTTTACTTACCGCTTCGCCAATTAGGCAGCCATTATCATGCGCGCTTACAAGGAATTAGTGCTGCTGCAGATATGCTAATCATTTTAAATGCACCACTGCCATCAAAAAATAATAACCACACAGCTCATATAAACATGGAGGGTAACAGCACTATCAGCGTCCATGATCTCAATTTTAGTTACCCTAATAGCAATGAGGGAATTAATAATATTAATTTAACCCTGCCAAGCACAGGACTAGTAGCCATTGTGGGAGCTAGCGGCTCAGGTAAGAGCACCCTACTTGATTGCATGCTTGGTTTTCACCCAGAAGTAATACAACACATATCCATTGACCAACAACCATTGACGACAGCCGATATAAGCCAATTACAACAAAACATTGCCTGGATCCCACAAAAGCCAACCTTATTTTACGACACCATTGGCGCTAATATAAAGCTAGGTAACCCAGGCGTTTCAAATGCAGCACTTGAGCAGGCGGCGCAGCAAGCTGGTGCGCTGGAATTTATTAACGACTTACCTGATGGGTTTAACACATTAATAGGTGAACAAGGCGAAGGGCTCTCTGGAGGACAAAAGCAGCGTATTGCTTTAGCTCGTGCATTTTTAAAAAACGCCCCTATTTTAATGCTTGATGAGCCAACCGCTCATTTAGACAGTCAAACTGAACAGCTCATTCAAAACGCTATTGCTGAGTATGCAAAAGAACACTTAGTGATCACCATAGCGCACCGCTTAAATACAGTAAGAAATGCCAAACAACTTATCGTTATGGAAAACGGTGCCATCGCTCAGCAAGGCGACTTTATAACGCTCAGCCAGCAAGCTGGCGAATTTGCAAAGCTGCTGCAAACAGCGCAACATGGAGCGACTAATGACTAA
- the rnhB gene encoding ribonuclease HII, with protein MQIERPNVTLIAGVDEVGRGPLVGDVVTAAVILNPAKPIAGLADSKKLTDKKRQLLAIEIKEKALCYAIGRCSPSEIDELNILQATMLAMSRAVEALNTVPEFVFVDGNRLPKLAMPAQAVVKGDSLVAEISAASILAKVARDDEMIELDARYPQYGFAGHKGYPTKAHFAALEQYGAIDEHRKSFKPVQRVLALSGKE; from the coding sequence ATGCAAATTGAACGACCCAATGTAACCTTAATAGCCGGTGTGGATGAAGTTGGTCGTGGACCGCTGGTGGGTGATGTGGTTACAGCCGCTGTTATTTTAAATCCCGCTAAACCGATTGCTGGCCTTGCCGACTCTAAAAAATTAACCGATAAAAAGCGCCAATTATTAGCCATCGAAATAAAAGAAAAAGCACTGTGTTACGCCATTGGCCGTTGTAGCCCCAGTGAAATAGATGAGTTAAATATATTACAAGCCACTATGCTTGCTATGAGCCGCGCGGTGGAAGCACTTAACACAGTGCCTGAATTTGTGTTTGTAGATGGAAACCGCCTTCCTAAATTAGCCATGCCCGCACAAGCGGTGGTAAAAGGCGATAGCCTAGTTGCTGAAATATCAGCCGCGTCTATTTTAGCAAAAGTTGCCCGGGATGATGAAATGATTGAACTTGATGCACGCTACCCACAATATGGGTTTGCAGGGCATAAGGGGTATCCAACTAAGGCACATTTTGCAGCGCTTGAACAATACGGTGCGATAGATGAGCATCGCAAGAGCTTTAAACCTGTGCAGCGTGTGCTTGCGCTTTCGGGTAAGGAGTAA
- the cydX gene encoding cytochrome bd-I oxidase subunit CydX yields MWYFAWILGVLLACTLGVINVMWYEFHQNKNSIADDEQATHDLLNEHNTTHNDD; encoded by the coding sequence ATGTGGTATTTCGCGTGGATTTTAGGTGTATTACTTGCCTGTACATTAGGCGTAATAAATGTAATGTGGTATGAGTTTCATCAAAATAAAAACAGTATTGCTGATGATGAACAAGCCACCCATGATTTATTAAACGAGCATAATACAACTCATAATGACGACTAA
- the fabZ gene encoding 3-hydroxyacyl-ACP dehydratase FabZ: MANELNSLDIQEILSLLPHRYPMLLIDRVIDFTPGESLHAIKNVSINEPIFTGHFPNQPIFPGVLILESMAQATGLLGFKTVENRSENELYLFAAVDNARFKQPVVPGDTMHLHVKFLKERRNIWKFAAEAKVDGKTVCSAEIMCARREF, translated from the coding sequence TTGGCAAACGAATTAAATAGCCTTGATATTCAAGAAATTTTAAGTTTATTACCGCACCGTTACCCGATGCTACTGATTGATCGCGTTATAGATTTCACCCCTGGTGAATCGTTACATGCAATTAAAAATGTATCGATTAATGAACCCATTTTCACCGGCCATTTCCCAAACCAGCCGATTTTTCCTGGTGTGCTAATATTAGAGTCAATGGCACAAGCAACTGGCCTATTAGGGTTTAAAACGGTTGAAAATCGTAGTGAAAACGAACTTTATCTATTTGCAGCCGTAGACAATGCTCGTTTTAAGCAGCCGGTTGTGCCAGGTGATACCATGCATCTTCATGTTAAGTTTTTAAAAGAGCGTCGTAACATATGGAAATTTGCGGCTGAAGCTAAAGTTGACGGCAAAACAGTGTGTAGCGCCGAAATCATGTGTGCTAGAAGAGAGTTTTAA
- a CDS encoding septal ring lytic transglycosylase RlpA family protein: MKRIKLVLLSMLLVMLTACSTAPRQIINQQSDMSERGKASFYADKYHGRTTANGERFSQQAATAAHLRLPFGTKVKVTNIANNKSVVVRINDRGPYIRGRIIDLSKAMFKKIADPKVGVIDVTVTVIDKSNTAKD, from the coding sequence ATGAAACGGATAAAGTTAGTATTGCTTTCAATGCTATTGGTTATGTTAACTGCTTGTAGTACTGCGCCAAGGCAAATAATTAATCAACAAAGTGATATGTCAGAGCGAGGTAAAGCATCATTCTATGCAGACAAATATCATGGCAGAACCACGGCTAATGGCGAACGTTTTAGCCAACAGGCGGCAACGGCTGCGCACCTAAGACTCCCATTTGGTACAAAAGTGAAAGTTACCAATATTGCTAATAATAAGTCTGTAGTGGTCAGAATTAATGACAGGGGGCCTTATATTCGGGGTCGAATTATTGATTTATCTAAGGCGATGTTTAAAAAAATAGCCGACCCTAAAGTCGGCGTTATTGATGTAACGGTCACCGTTATTGATAAAAGTAATACTGCTAAGGACTAA
- the lpxB gene encoding lipid-A-disaccharide synthase yields MKKDKKQLRIGIVAGELSGDILGEGLIKALKIHFPDATFEGIAGPKMQAQGCKTLFDMDELSVMGLVEVLGRLPRLLKIRKQLVQHFVNNPPDVFIGIDAPDFNLRVEKPLKDAGIKTVQYVSPSVWAWREKRIHTISAATNLVLALLPFEKEFYDKHQVPCTFVGHTLADDIALKHDDSQARSQLGLSADDKVLALLPGSRGSEVGLLSETYIKTATQLQAQNPALKVVVPLVNEKRKAQFIAILNATAPSLNVNLLDGQSNLAMQAADAILLASGTATLEGMLYKKPMVVGYKIKPMSYWIFKTLFTFNIKYFSLPNLLADEELVPEFLQSECNVANLTAALTPILNSDNKELKARFLAIHEKIRLDASKQAANAVAELIDAN; encoded by the coding sequence ATGAAAAAAGATAAAAAACAACTACGAATTGGTATTGTGGCAGGTGAACTGTCGGGCGATATTTTAGGTGAAGGGCTCATAAAAGCGCTTAAAATACACTTTCCTGATGCCACTTTTGAAGGTATTGCAGGCCCTAAAATGCAAGCTCAAGGCTGCAAAACGCTGTTTGATATGGATGAGTTGTCGGTTATGGGCTTGGTTGAAGTCCTAGGCCGTTTACCGCGCTTGCTAAAAATCCGCAAACAACTCGTGCAGCACTTTGTTAATAACCCTCCTGATGTATTTATTGGTATTGATGCGCCGGACTTTAATTTACGTGTAGAAAAACCGTTAAAAGATGCAGGCATCAAAACCGTGCAATACGTAAGCCCTTCAGTGTGGGCGTGGCGTGAAAAACGTATTCACACTATAAGTGCAGCAACTAACTTAGTATTGGCTTTATTGCCTTTTGAAAAAGAATTTTACGACAAACACCAAGTACCGTGTACTTTTGTAGGCCATACATTAGCTGACGACATTGCACTTAAGCACGACGATAGCCAAGCCCGCAGCCAACTAGGCTTAAGTGCTGATGATAAGGTGTTAGCGTTATTGCCCGGGAGCCGGGGCTCAGAAGTGGGCTTGTTAAGCGAAACTTACATAAAAACAGCGACGCAGTTACAAGCGCAGAACCCTGCATTAAAAGTCGTGGTGCCACTGGTGAACGAAAAGCGCAAAGCGCAGTTTATTGCTATTTTAAATGCCACAGCGCCCTCACTTAATGTTAACTTACTGGATGGGCAATCAAATTTAGCCATGCAAGCCGCCGATGCTATATTGCTTGCATCAGGTACAGCAACGCTTGAGGGCATGTTATATAAAAAGCCAATGGTGGTTGGTTATAAAATTAAACCCATGAGTTACTGGATTTTTAAAACCTTATTTACCTTTAATATTAAATATTTTTCGCTACCCAATTTATTGGCAGATGAAGAGTTAGTACCAGAGTTTTTACAAAGTGAGTGTAATGTCGCTAACTTAACAGCAGCACTTACCCCTATACTCAATAGCGATAATAAAGAATTAAAAGCACGCTTTTTAGCCATACATGAAAAAATTAGATTAGATGCAAGTAAACAAGCTGCAAATGCAGTGGCGGAGTTAATAGATGCAAATTGA